The nucleotide sequence GGAGAAGAATTGAAAACCATTAATAATCTTTTCGTTCCGTTGCATACCGGTTACTCCATCGGTGGCCATCATCAGCCAGATAAACAATACGCCGTCGCCAACGATAGGAAATCTACCAACGATCACCAATCGCAACCTACCAATATTGCTAAACAAAAATTCGATAAGAAATTCAAGTATAAGAACGCCGACGCTGCtaagaaaaattcaacgttaCGGGCCACTTCTCAAAGCGTCGGCGCCGGTTCTGGTAGCGGCGAAGATAACAAATCTACTCGTAAGATCAATGCCGATGATAACAGCAAGCGAATAAAACAAGTTTCAACGGTCGTCGCCGTCGATAATGTGAAATTTCCCGCTAATTAACGAATCCTTTTTGTAAATAGGAATGTGAAAAAAGGACCAAGTTGACCGCAGCGTCAGAAAGGGTTGAAAAACTTTTCGCGTCCAGAGAACGCGGAATTTACGTAATGATGCTGCAAGCTCGTCGAGTATTCGCCGGTGTCAATAACCGAGGATTAGAAGAAGACAGCGAAATGGTTCCTATGACGATGAGTTTCTTATGTCGATCTTgttggttgaatttttgaaaccggtttggTAGTTCTCAATCAGCTGCGAATGAATAGGTAGGCCTATGCCTATCTATTTAATGGAGGTGCAaaatttgaagtacctattttaatgatTGATTTCAACTCCAAATAATAAGGAataaaattgtgatatttttttgaaaattttttaattaataatgtATTAATAAATGGTTGAAAACTCTAGAACCGATTTCAACCTATCAAACTGGTTTTAGAAATGTGAGAATGAAAACAATCGACTTTTAATTGTAAATAATTCTGAATTCAAAACCATCCACGTAGGAACAACtcaaccagtttcaaaatcattcaaacggttccacaacatgatttttatcaattgttCAAGGAGCAAAAAGAAACTTTCTGATTATCTTTTAAAACGGTTTCAATATCTAGAAGTAATCCTAAAAATACTTTGGTTTTcaattgaatatttaaaaattatcagacACTTTTTGAGAACCCCCTAAACCGGTTTCAAGATCATTGactcgagtttaaaaaaaaaaacaaagtcacAACTTCACAAGTATGAAAGGGTTGAATTAAACATTTTTGCGTTAATTAtctgcaactttttttgattttcattgtaCAGAATTAATCAAAAACTTTTTGTGAACCTCTCGACCGGTTTAAAGATTATTAAACTGATTTTGGAGGAATTcacaaataaaaacttgattaatGGTCTCTCTTTGTCTTGTctccatatttttttctaatttctattgttcaaaatttactagaaattttttgggaaccctGAAATCAGATTAATAACTaaactggttttaaaaattcacaaacaaaaaaaaactaccctattgttgatttttttggcaacttttgtcAATAATTCTATTAAATTGTTCGAAAGTGAACACGATTTGTATGTTTGTGATTACCGAGTAAACGAGACAGAAATTTCAACGATCGATATAGGAAATCTTCTTCATagaatattcaacattttcaaaccaCTTTGCGATCTTCATCCAATCAAAGGTTATTGACCCCGGTACAAGCTTATAATGAACATACTGTAAAAGTGTaaaataacgaataaaattAGTCATGTTATGTGAAATGGAAAGCAAATGTGTAGTGGCAATGAATGggaagaatgaagaaaaacaaacatcACGAAGGGATATGTTTGGGCTGAAGattattgtaatattttattcatttctggAATGCTGTAAATATTTGTAAACATAACAATACGAAGATGtgatgaaataaatgaaaaatgaacagaaaacacttgaaaattttgtaataaatagGTACCACCGCTACAAGTACAACAATAAATACGTTTCTAGAAGCACATTTTCATTCATCTAATTCGCGTAACAAAAACATATAGCAAAATTGCATCAATTAAATCAACTGCACGGTATCATTTTTAACGTTATCAGCAATAGAAACATAAGGTATTATGTATTGAGTATTCTCATCGAGTGAAATCTCTTCttcgtgattttcaaaaacatcccTAACGATCACATTCGGAACCGTAGCCTTTGTACGACAGAAAACATAACTATTTAAATTCGGTTTAATACGTTTCTCGTTGTTTTCTAACTTTTGTAAATTCCACGGCATTTCTTTTAGTACCGTATCAAAATGAGtatctaaattttcaacaaattcgaCAGCGAATTTCAATTCGGAATCAGACAAATAACGACTATCCGGATCTCTAACAGCTTCTTCTTCCAATATACAGGATGCaaattgttctatttttttcaaacgacaTCTAAGGTAGCTCGTTACTATGAATCGTATTCGttctaattcaattttatgaatatCTACCTTGATATCTCCTTTGGGTAATCGGTGAATATTCGATTCCATGTACTTGATTTGTTCTAACATGCAATCGACAAATTCCATTTTATGAGGTAATATTTCCGgacatagtttttcattttgccaCGCACTTTCCAAAgtttctaagactttttgcgcCGTCATATCTTCGCCATCGGCTTCGACGTCGCCTTCGCTACGATCATTTGGAAGAAAATCGTCTTCCATATCTGCGATGTCTAAACTCATGTTGTGGCCTGAAAAAGAAGAtgagttttgagatttttttttttcgtaagtaaCAAAGTACAACGTGTTGAAGCAATTTCGAGCTTACCGGCGACTATTCGTCTACCATCTACCAATGGAATTGTAAACTAATGAATTTAAATTGACTATTTCTCGGTGACGTTGAATCATCCGGCAGTTGAAAAGCTTCTTTTCTCGCAGATTTCAGCGTAATTTCTTGCAAAACTAGAGTaatcattcataaaaattagGACGAGGAGTGATAACAAGACAATAGAATAATAAACTCGAAGACAGCTACCTTTTCTATTCAAGACGAATTCTCAGAACATCGAGTAAATGAATCAGTATTGGAGCAagatctaaaaaatgaaaattgtcacgaaaatatttataaaatacATCGGATATCACCGGAAAATCTAAAAACTTAAAAAGCGCGAAAAAGcaacttttctttttcttatcaGAAGTTTCCCACAAAGCTCCTGCATAAAAGAAAATACCTGAAAATACAAACCTCatactagaaaaaaatcagctaGCGTTCATAgcggatttttttgaaacatctttttgaaaaatttctcgcgTCGCTCTCTTCCTTGATCCTcccaaacttgaatttttttatcaatgtcaaaatttcaaaaacttgggtTTCGAAGTTcgaattcaaaaccaaaataaataaaGCAACTCGAATTTCTGtcaaatttcgaataatttatcGTTAACCTACGTCGTATTCTCGTATTTTTATACACCGGAGTATTCACGTTGTAATTCCGTTGAAATTGTGCATCAACTATGGAGTAAACATGTGCAATCATTGCGCACAAAACCTTTAAAATACACTGACTAATCAATGTAAGTTGAATTTTCCTATTTCATTATAATTCACTCGTAGTACTGCTCGAATCGACCGCaattgattgaaaacttttttcttaattgATGTTTTTTACACAATGGTTCATAACTTTAAAATCTCTTGTGTATTTCTGCAGGAATTCATCAACGTATAGTCTTCTGCACCATGGAAAAAGACATCGAAAAGTCGGTTGAAGAGGAAACCCTTCAAATGAACGAAACGTCCGCACCTGAAAGTAAAGAAGAATCTGATACGAGCCAAGTTAACGAGCCATCCAATGATGAAGTCCCCAAAGATGATAACGATGCGGAAAACCCCGTCGAGGTTGAAAATACCGTTAATACGGAAGCGCTTGAAATTGAAGAACTTACGTCGTACATTCAAGAATTGAATTCGAAACTTTCGCGCAAAGAAAGTATTCGTCACAAGAATCAGACCGTAGATTACACAGAAAGCACCAAATCGAATAAGGATTCTAGTTTACGTAAAAACCGAGCGTTTGTTCGTAAGCTGAAAACATTCACCGAATCTCAGTTAGACAGTTTACTATCTGAAATGGCTACTTTGAATATTGAGAAATACATAAGCGAAATAGCCGGTGCTTTAGTCGAGGCTAAGCTTAAAATATCTGATATACCAGCTGTCGTCAATTTGTGTTCAAGCATACACGAAAACTATCCGGAATTTTCCAAGATCTTTTACgaatgttggcaaaaattactcgtggtgaaaaaagacgaaaaaatcgCTAATCCGAGTAAACTTCGTGTTGATCTGCGCTTCTACAGCGATCTAATATCCTACGGCATATTCCCTCAAAAAGACGCTTTGCCTTTACTCGGCAATGTTTTGACTAGTTTGATATCGATCGACAAAGAAGAACATAACTACAGTTCGATCATACTAAGCTTTTGCAAACATTGCGGAGACGATTACGCCGGTTTGGTGCCTCGAAGAATACGCGAATtatctgaaaaatataaaatggaaATACCTCGCTGTAAAATTCTATCAGCGGAGAAACAAAAAACCGTCAAATCTTTATTAGTCGATTACTACACTTCGTTGTGTATCAGTTTGAACAAGGAACACAAAGATTTACGCAtgtatgaaaaacaaaataaacaaattttgcaaaCCAAAGGTGAACTGAGTAACGACCGTAAAGAAAAGCTAGAAACTATGCAAGTGTCCGTTCAAAAGCTTTTAACAGTGGTGCAAAATTTCGCCGAAATATTAGACGAAGATATGCCAGTGCTACAGAGTGAAAAAGAAAGCAAAGTGACGGACGAAATGACTCTGACTGAAGAATGCATGGACATGGGTCCTGCCGTTAGTATTTGGGACGATGAAGAAACGCAGAAATTCTACGAGAAGATGCCTGACGTGAAAGAATTTTTACCTCAAAGTAAGAAGGAGGCCGACGCTGCTAAAGAAGCTGTTGAAGCCCCACCTGAAGAAATGTCCGATGAAAAACTCGACGAAGAATTCGAAAAAGACGACGTTGTTGAAGAAGATAAATCAGCCGAGGTTGATGCCGGCGAAGACGAAGCCGGTGTGAATTCCAATTCGAAAACGCAATTGGAAACGTTTCTCAATCATTTACCCAATTGTATCAACAAAGAGATGATCGATAACGCTGCCATTGAGTTTTTGATGACTCATAATAAcaaaaattatcgtaaaaaGTTAGTCAAAGCATTGTTCAACGTTCCTCGTACCAGATTGGATTTATTACCGCTGTATTCTCGTTTGGTTGCTATTTTACACCCGGTTATGCCTGACGTCGCTAATGACTTGgttcatttgttgaaaaatgatttcaaacatCACTTCCGTATCAAAGATCAAATTAACATCGAGACGAAAATCAAAGTAATTCGATTCATCGGAGAATTAGTCAAATTCCACATGTACCCCAAATACGAAGGATTACATTGTTTGAAGCTGCTGCTGAATGATTTCACCCATCATCACATCGAAATGGCTTGCAATCTGTTAGAATGCGCCGGCAGATTCTTCTACCGTCACGTGGAAACTCGGCAACGTACCAAAGTCTATCTGGAGCAAATGATGCGCAAGAAATGTGTCAAGAATCTAGACAATCGTTATGTTACGATGATCGAGAACGCCTATTACTACGTAAATCCACCCGAAACTGTTTCGCGACCTGTAGTCCAGTTACCAACGTTACATCAGTTCATACAGAAAATATTGTACCAGGACTTGAATCCCAACGACGATGTCGAAACTAAAGTTTTGAACCTGATGCGAAAACTCAATTGGAAAGATAAAACCACTTCAGATTTTGCCATCAAATGTTTAACTCACGCTTGGAACGTCAAGTATCAGAATATTCGTTGTTTAGCCAACTTACTGGCTGGTTTGGTTGAATATCAAGAATTTGTTGGCACCAGAGTAGTCGATGGAGTTCTAGAAGATATTCGTCTCGGTTTAGAGTGGAATAATCCTCGTATGAACCAAAGAAGAATTGCTATGGTCAAATACTTCGGTGAATTGTATAATTATCGAATGGTAGAGAGCAAGGATGTATTCACATGTTTATATTCTCTGATTACCTTCGGTGTATCGACCCCTCTGGACCCTCCTGGAAATACATTCCGTATACGATTAGTCTGCGTACTACTAGAAACATGTGGACAGTATTTCAATCACGGTTTGAGTAAAACTAAGCTGGACTGTTTCTTCacctattttcaacattattacTGGTTGAAGCATTCGGAGCCTATTTGGACTGCTGATAATAAATTTCCGGTTCAGGTGAGGTTTTGAAGTTGGAAAATCTATGACCCTCCCCATTTTTTAGTAACTCGCCATTAACTCCCTTTTTAAATCTTTTTGTTCATAGATTGAGTATATGGTACGAGATATTCTGACCGGTTTACGACCTCAagtaaaattatccaaaagtttcGAAGAAGCTGAAGAAAATGTAAACGATCTGCGGAAAAAATTGATCGCCAAGTGGGAACCTTTCattaaacaaacgaaaaaagaaGTCGAAGGACAGCTATCCACAATCATGGAAACTGACACCGAAGCTAAAGAATCCGACAGCGCTAAAGAAGAACCCGACGAAGGTGATAATGCGGAAGAAAACGAATGCGACGAATTTGACGAAGATGAAGAAGACGACGAGGAATACGAAGACGATGGTGAAAACGTTCACGAAATGATGTACCGAGAACCGGTTCGTGAACGTAGAATAGATCTCGAAGACGAAGAATTTGCCGAAGCTTTCGATAAAATGGTCTCCGAAGATGTTCAAGATAGATTACGCGAAACCGTTAGGCCTCAACAGATGGATATATCTGTGCCGTACAACGTGCGtaatacgtttaaaaaaaattacgagcagTTGCAAAGTGCACCCGACGAATCGCAAAAATCCAGCGTCAATTTCGTCGTACTGCTGCGTAAAGGAAACAAACAGCAGTATAAAAATCTGGAAATACCTTTGGATTCGGATCtggctaaaaatctcaaatctcaagagcaagctgaaaaagttgagttggaaaaagtaaAACGCCTAACTTTGGATATCAACGAACGCCTGGAAGAAGAAGATTATCAAGATCAAATACAGGCCTATACCCAAAAACAACTACCAGCTCAATCTGTACGagataaaaagaagaaataccAGCATCAAAAAGGTGTTCCAGATGcagatttgatttttggaaagaaaagatTTCTGCATAAATGAAAAACCCGAAAAATCTGTTGGGAAAATTCAATGTTGTTTGCGTTACTACACGTAaggtaggttgaaatttcaattttatttttagtaagGGACTATTCCTGTCCATTTGGTGGGATATTTTAACCATTGCTGATTTAAGATAGAAAATGGGGAGTgcatattcgcaaaaaaaagttcatattttttaaacgaattaatCACTTCTTGGGtgatggggagggggggagaggTCTGCATAAATTTGGTCTTGGTCCATTGTTTAGatatttgaagttgaaatttaaattgtCGTTTACGATGTTTAAATTGAAGAAGAACGTCCTTTCATGTTTTCCaaattacctgaaaattttagttctCTCTCAACTAATTTAATcgaatttatttgattttgatttgttttaggTAGAAATGTTTGGGAAGTTTTACTACGTCGAATAAGTTTTCGTTGTAGTGGTGCGATAAATTGACTTACTCGAGTGATCTGTtgagaaaaacgtgaaaaaagagGAATAAGAAGTTTCAAGTTGAACGGACGAGATTTCATCTTCTGGGACTCTGGGAGTCGATCACTGCTACGTCCAATTGAGACATTGTTAACGAATTTAAAATACGGTGAACGTTTCTTTTTCCTTCTTATGAAAAACcatgataaataaataaaacgtaaTGATTGAAATCAAAGTGTATCTTCTTCgttataaatcaatttttaaaaaatcagtcgCGGTAACTCCttgtacaaaaattcaaatatcgtCACGAAAACATAGTCAACTAAAAACACAAAGTCTAagataaattattgtaaatgaCGAAGAATTCTTTCTCTATCgaaatgaaagtttttccaGTGTTCGGAGCCGACTTCTAATTGtttcttcaaatcaaaattatttttacgattcagatttcgttgaaaatttcgtaattttttcttcgataaaCTGCCGGACTTCGCAtctggaaaatgaaattaacgtaagtatttttaaaaatataggacgtaaaaaaacgaatattttgacGATTATCTTACCAGAAGCGCTTAAATTACTGAATGATTGGTTGAATTCTTCCGTGGTATCCATTTCAGAATTATACGAACCACTGAAAGACTGATCCATTTGAATAATCTGAAAAGCAATCGAAATataaacgttttgaaaatttactacgtagggaaataaaaaatgtagcTGTACTCACTTTATTAACAAATTGCGACTTTCGTTTGTCGTTCGGAGTAGGCGGTTTCTTCGTTTTATTATTTGGGTATTCTGATTCAGATTTGCGTTTTGATCGTTCGATACGTTTAttacattttcttcttttcatatCCTCGATCCAGTTGATGATTCGCCTGAAATGAATATTCTCGTCAAAACTATATCAATAGAATTCTCGCGAAGATGAATTCAATGAAACTCACTTCATGAAAGGTATAACCATGAAGAAATATCTCGTTCCGTGTGTTTTAGCATTCGCTACAATATCTCTTTTAGAAATCGGCAACTCTTCAATTGGAAACCATTTGACAGCTTTAATTTCACCTCTAGTCTGAGGTTCGAATGTGATGTTCTTATTAATACCGACGATAAAATATAATCTATTCAGCTGATCGTGAATAGTCGATTCTACATATTCATCCGGCTGAATTAATTTCGTAATATCTAAACCAGTCTCCTCAAATACCTGAAATCGTTGACAACATTAAAAACCTGCACTTGATCCCAACAATCGAACACATTAGAATGCATACCTCACGACAAGCACAATCCACAGGATCTTCTTCTTGATTAACTTTTCCTTTAGGAAAACCCCACGAGCCCATAAAACCTTGTACTAATAAAATATGCGAAAGTGTGTCATCTATCAGAACTGCTCCGAAAGTTGGCACTAGTTGTTTGTATTCTCTCCACTGGTTATAAATACTATCGATATTAGCTTCGTACTTTTTAAGAAATGgaatatgctgaaaaaaaaacaacaatttcattaaattgtgTTTACGTGTTCAACAATAATGACAAGTTTACAGATCAAATGACTTATTTAGGTCATTGAATCTAGGGCAAATTGAACATGACATCAAATTTTGTACTTCGCTACCCAAATAAGTCATTCATCTGCCAGTATTGTTGTTCATACGCACACTACTTCGTAATTACCTGAAATATATAGATGAAGAATTCTTTCAGCTTGTAAGGTCTCAAAGATGGATTTTGAACGCAATAATAGTCCAAATAGAACCAATGAGCtagttcaatttgaaatgaaactcTATTCAATCCGGTTCTCTCATTCTTCGGAATATTGATGATGAATCGACTGCAACAAAATGAATTTATCAGCGATCAAACTTGGATTTACTTGGATTCGACGACAAGAAACACTAGCGTATTTTTACATAGATAGGAGATTTTTAAGTTTGATTCTATCGCTCAGTGGCGTCCACTTATTACGAATAATAACAGTTTATTTAAGTTGAGCATAGAATGTGAATGAATACCTGCTCAAGTCGTCCAAAATTTCTTCTGGTATCTTTGACGTACCGgacatttttttacaccatTCGTGGTACGGTACCTcacttttcaaattgataaaacaacaataaaaactAGGAATTAAAACAATAAATCTTCGTAGTTTCAGATAAAATTACGATAATAAttcaaattaacaaaattaattcgattttttagtaCAATCGAAggcaaaattaattaaaacatcCTTTCGCATTTTCTTGTTCGTTGAGTTGTGTTCTTGATTTGcttatcaacaaaattttccaaacaacaACAAGCAAACAAGcttgtttttgtttgttaataggtttgttcgtttttaaccAGGTTTCTTACCCGGGTAAGGTTAAATCCAGAGACCTGTTATAGGTCTTTGGTTAAATCAGGGGTAAAAAGTGGAGAGCGGAGTAAGGAGAGTAAGGAAAGTGTAGACCCGGTTAGACTGAGtaataaaaacgaacaaacctaatttttacctgaaattacctAGCTTTTACAGCTACACTTCATTAGAGGAATAGGTCCTGCA is from Planococcus citri chromosome 1, ihPlaCitr1.1, whole genome shotgun sequence and encodes:
- the LOC135831400 gene encoding uncharacterized protein LOC135831400 → MKPSLWTITVIIMFFKTPLLTHAEQQKLKRKANNAAAADPSQQENYIITHYGLEYYTPVTESSSSVQMHNDGYFTAEVIPVDPKTGEELKTINNLFVPLHTGYSIGGHHQPDKQYAVANDRKSTNDHQSQPTNIAKQKFDKKFKYKNADAAKKNSTLRATSQSVGAGSGSGEDNKSTRKINADDNSKRIKQVSTVVAVDNVKFPAN
- the Sld5 gene encoding DNA replication complex GINS protein SLD5 is translated as MSLDIADMEDDFLPNDRSEGDVEADGEDMTAQKVLETLESAWQNEKLCPEILPHKMEFVDCMLEQIKYMESNIHRLPKGDIKVDIHKIELERIRFIVTSYLRCRLKKIEQFASCILEEEAVRDPDSRYLSDSELKFAVEFVENLDTHFDTVLKEMPWNLQKLENNEKRIKPNLNSYVFCRTKATVPNVIVRDVFENHEEEISLDENTQYIIPYVSIADNVKNDTVQLI
- the Upf2 gene encoding regulator of nonsense transcripts 2, giving the protein MEKDIEKSVEEETLQMNETSAPESKEESDTSQVNEPSNDEVPKDDNDAENPVEVENTVNTEALEIEELTSYIQELNSKLSRKESIRHKNQTVDYTESTKSNKDSSLRKNRAFVRKLKTFTESQLDSLLSEMATLNIEKYISEIAGALVEAKLKISDIPAVVNLCSSIHENYPEFSKIFYECWQKLLVVKKDEKIANPSKLRVDLRFYSDLISYGIFPQKDALPLLGNVLTSLISIDKEEHNYSSIILSFCKHCGDDYAGLVPRRIRELSEKYKMEIPRCKILSAEKQKTVKSLLVDYYTSLCISLNKEHKDLRMYEKQNKQILQTKGELSNDRKEKLETMQVSVQKLLTVVQNFAEILDEDMPVLQSEKESKVTDEMTLTEECMDMGPAVSIWDDEETQKFYEKMPDVKEFLPQSKKEADAAKEAVEAPPEEMSDEKLDEEFEKDDVVEEDKSAEVDAGEDEAGVNSNSKTQLETFLNHLPNCINKEMIDNAAIEFLMTHNNKNYRKKLVKALFNVPRTRLDLLPLYSRLVAILHPVMPDVANDLVHLLKNDFKHHFRIKDQINIETKIKVIRFIGELVKFHMYPKYEGLHCLKLLLNDFTHHHIEMACNLLECAGRFFYRHVETRQRTKVYLEQMMRKKCVKNLDNRYVTMIENAYYYVNPPETVSRPVVQLPTLHQFIQKILYQDLNPNDDVETKVLNLMRKLNWKDKTTSDFAIKCLTHAWNVKYQNIRCLANLLAGLVEYQEFVGTRVVDGVLEDIRLGLEWNNPRMNQRRIAMVKYFGELYNYRMVESKDVFTCLYSLITFGVSTPLDPPGNTFRIRLVCVLLETCGQYFNHGLSKTKLDCFFTYFQHYYWLKHSEPIWTADNKFPVQIEYMVRDILTGLRPQVKLSKSFEEAEENVNDLRKKLIAKWEPFIKQTKKEVEGQLSTIMETDTEAKESDSAKEEPDEGDNAEENECDEFDEDEEDDEEYEDDGENVHEMMYREPVRERRIDLEDEEFAEAFDKMVSEDVQDRLRETVRPQQMDISVPYNVRNTFKKNYEQLQSAPDESQKSSVNFVVLLRKGNKQQYKNLEIPLDSDLAKNLKSQEQAEKVELEKVKRLTLDINERLEEEDYQDQIQAYTQKQLPAQSVRDKKKKYQHQKGVPDADLIFGKKRFLHK
- the DCP2 gene encoding m7GpppN-mRNA hydrolase; protein product: MSGTSKIPEEILDDLSSRFIINIPKNERTGLNRVSFQIELAHWFYLDYYCVQNPSLRPYKLKEFFIYIFQHIPFLKKYEANIDSIYNQWREYKQLVPTFGAVLIDDTLSHILLVQGFMGSWGFPKGKVNQEEDPVDCACREVFEETGLDITKLIQPDEYVESTIHDQLNRLYFIVGINKNITFEPQTRGEIKAVKWFPIEELPISKRDIVANAKTHGTRYFFMVIPFMKRIINWIEDMKRRKCNKRIERSKRKSESEYPNNKTKKPPTPNDKRKSQFVNKIIQMDQSFSGSYNSEMDTTEEFNQSFSNLSASDAKSGSLSKKKLRNFQRNLNRKNNFDLKKQLEVGSEHWKNFHFDRERILRHLQ